The sequence below is a genomic window from Nicotiana tomentosiformis chromosome 6, ASM39032v3, whole genome shotgun sequence.
AAAGAAAAAGTGCTGCTGAAAACCTACATATACTTTGCATGTATACGTGCCCGGCGGAAGGGACACGATTTTTAAAAAAGAGCAAGAATTACAAGGCAAAGGAATTTACAAAAACAAACAAGCAGCTCAACCACAGCTTGTGACGTGCAATTTAAGCACAGGCCTAGAAACTAATCACATTCAGCCTTTATACAACATGAGAAACAAAGGAGCTTACAGTCTAAATCATAAAGAAGACAATCATAAACACAAGAAATGAAACTCGCATCACCTTGAAAGTCGCCAAGGTCGCAGTTATTTTGTGTTTCTACTGCCATGATGATTGCTTGAACCTGAAGCTCTCGCTGTCCCATCCTCCCTCAGGTTCCTTCCTCTTCAGTAGACCCCCAGCCACAGGATACATCATCCCATGCTCGTCTGCATGTGCCTGTGAGCCAGCAACAGAAAGTTGCCTTGATGCCAATGGAACTGACTCTTCTTTCCCGTCCAAGTCCATAGCTCCAGGACCTGCATTCAGATCCAGACCTTGCCGGCTCCGTTTTCTGTTGTGGTCTACGGCTCCATTGCTGTTAACGTCAGGAACTGCAACCACATAAGGCCTTGGATATTGAGATGACACAGCACCTACATGTCCCAGTAACTGTGAATTCACAGGCGGAGTAAAAAGCCTTCCACCAGAGGACGAATCAATATAAGAGGCTGATCCAACTGCATATGTTGCAGAAGGAAGTGGGAAAGTGGTTCCAAAAGGGAACACAGGATACTGGAAAGGCGAAGGTGAAAATTGCACAGCAGGTGATGATGACAATACTGAACCCCTGAAAACATCTGGAGTGAAGGGGGGACCAGCAGCAGCTGGACCTAACATTCGCGGGGCACCAGATGGGGTTATTGGAAACGGCGGCTGCTCCCCACGATCAGACAAAATTGATGGAATTGTCATAGTTGAGTAACTATTCCCAGGAGCAAACCAAGACGATAAGTTTCCCATTTCTGGATTGTTCATTCTGAGGCTAGAAGCATTAAATTGGGAACGCAAGATTCCCTGATGACTCTGGTAGAATAGAGGCTGTTCCACACTTGAATCATCAACACCAGGCCCGTTATTTAAATCAAAGTCCCTCCTGACTTCTACAGTTGGTAAGCCGCCGGATGAAATCGATTTTGAGGGTAACACTACACCCTCTAATCTATGACTGCTACTCAAGGAGCATTGCCCTACATCATTAGGTTCATCAACTCTATTCAAATCAAGATCGAGTCCCCCAGAACTATGAACAGCAGGAGAATCTGGGTGTTTACTTTTTGATGCAACAAGATCAGTTATATGGTCCACCGCAGATACTATCGCTAGAACAGAATCCCGAGAATTTATGTCATCAAAGGTTCTTTCATCTGCTACATTCAGATCAATATCTAATGGAGGCCGACCATGCTTGCTAGTAGAAGCTTCAGAAAGAGAGATGGCCGTGGAACATGAATGCATGTCAAGTGCTTTTCTGGGTTCAGCTGGACGAAAAGCACTTGTGGCTGCTGATCCTTTCCATCCAAACTCCCCTTTGACTCTCAATAGATCTTCTGGTGGGACAAAAGGTCCTTTGGCAGCAGCAGCCACCGTAACAGAAGCAGGAAGACTACTGGAAACAGAAGAGACAGCAAATGGCAATGGGCTCATTATATGGACATTTGACAAACACCCAAGGCCTCTCGAGTTGATTGGCTCCCCATATTTCCCCTCATCAGAAAtgaaaccttcatttaagtcaaACTTCATCTTTGAAGCTGAATCTGGAGCGGCAGCAGCAGAGCTGGAAGAAGTTTCCCCCTTGGTGGATGCACAGTCCTTTGTTCTATCTGCCTCTACACCAGAGTATTTAAATTCTCTTGATTCCACAAGTTTCTCCACTTCCGCATTAGAAAATCCAGGTGCCTCTTTAGTAAATAATCCGCCGCCGGGATCATGTGCAGGAATATCGTTATTTTCGACACTAGGTTCATCCTTTATCAGATTTCTTCTAGCTAAATTAGATTCAAATATGGCTTTATCCTCAATAACAGAAGCATCAACCGCTTCTTGATCAGAATTTAGCTTTTCTACCTGCTTAGTATTTTTTGCATCTATTTTATCAGGCTGTCCACCTTGGCGTGCAACAGAATCTCGACTAAAACCAGTTGGTTGCAGCTCTTCCTTGTCACTTCCCTCTGTAGGTTCAGATTTTGCCACAATCGAAGCTGGTTTCAGCTCTGTACTAGCAACACCTAACACCCTACTCACCTCATTTTTGTGGTCGCCTTCAAATTTAGAAGTGGAAACTTCAACTGGTCGTTTTAAGTCTTCCATGCTTAAAAGGGCATTAGTGACTTGGTCTTCTACTATTGAACTACCATGTCCATCTAATTCAGCATCTAGAACACCGTCAAAAGTCTTAGTGGAAACCACTTTTTCCTCCTGGAATTGTTTGCTCTGTTCACCATCACTGGTCCTTTCTGATACACTGCAAGGAGAAGCAGCAGACTTTTCCATCTCACCCAACTTCCCATTAACATCTGATTTTAAATCTCCAGCTGTCTGCGAACCAATGCAGGAAGAGTTGAAGCACTCTCCCGTAGTTTTTTCTTCAGAAGGAGATGAAGTGGGTCTTCTATCTCCGGTAAACTCCGTCACTGCACTTCTGTAAGCATGTAGTTTGCCCTCAGACCACGAAGTACTAGCAGCAATTAACTGTTTCTCTTTACCACCATTACCATCACCGTCATTTTGCCCAATAAGGTCACCAGAAGAACTATCTACAGGAGATGACTTTGACTTAAGCTCATCACCTGTGCCAGTCTCTTCACCTGAAGGACTTTCTCCTTGTGGAGAAATAGAAGGTGAAACCCTCTCTGACTTGGACATTTCTTCAGTAGCCACACTGGCAAGCAGATTCATTCCAACAGCATCACTTAGTGACATGGACGTGTTTGCTTCAGAATATTTTACACAACTCTCAATCAATGCATTCATGGAGCTGAAAGAAGCTTCGTGCAGTTTCGCTGACTTCAGTTCCGTTCCTGATGATGAAGAAGCAGCTTTTGCAACTTCAGCTGATTTCCTGCCCTCACCAACAGTTTTACTTCGCTCTTCCTCCGGAATAGCAACAGGTGATCCATCACCTTCGTCAGATCCAGTGAGAACATCTTTCAAGACATTGCTCTGCCATGATTCTCCATTCACGTCAAAAGTAACATTTGATCGATATGCGTCAGTCTTCTCCTTAGAATTACGATCAGGCTGATCATTCTTTTCGGAAAACGCAGGAGAAGAAGCTCGGCTGCTCATGATGGTAGGGTCTTCATATGATCCTCCACTAGCACTCCGGGCAGGACTGCGACCCTTGTTAGAAATCTTAACTATCAATTTGTGACTACTCCCCTCAACAGCAGGCACATGAACTGTTTTTTCACCACTCAATGCAGACTGCAGCAACTTATCAGTGCTAGGGTTTCTGTGCAATGAAGAATTTCTGTTTGTAGAACTTTCTTTTTGACCTCCAGATACTGATGATCCATGACCACCATTTATTGATTTGCGGTGCCGAGAACCACCATTAGAGATCTTGATGCTGCTCATTGACACTGCAGTTGAACTCCTTGCGTCCTCTTTCCCTGAGAAGGATTGACTGTGATTGTGAGACTGGCTAGAACTGCTGCTTTTATCTTCCTTTGCTAGATGAACATCACAGTAACCAACAGCTGAAACTCTTGGCTGACCCACTTTTCCAGATGAAGGAGATGATGCTTGTTTTATGGAGCTTGGGGATAAGGACTCAGACTTTATGCTAGTTTCCATTGGTGTAGGCTTAATTGAGGTCGTTTTAGATGCAGAAAACTGTGTAACTAAGCTCTTTGTTGCATCACTAGAACCACCAGGATTTTTGTTGCCGCTATGAGAAGCCTCGGGCAACCGTGATCTTGAGGGCCATGTGACAGCTTGATTTGAACCAGACTTAGCATCAATGACGTTCATTTCAGCTTCTACACGTTTCTTCCATGTGTCAACTAAGCTCCGTGCCTTTCTCTGGATCTCAATGTTTTTATGTTGGCGCAAGTGATTAACAGATCTACCAATATTGCACATCTGTAGTGCTTGAAGATTCACAGGAAGCTTATCAAGTGCACGCAGCAAAACCAAGAGAAATTCCTCAACTGGTTTATCACCCTCCTTAATATTACTAAATTCAACAATCCTTCCTTTACGAACATCTTGAAGCCACCCATCTAACACAGGCAAACCCTTTAGCTGCACAAACCTGTCAAGGCAGTCAAACTTGTCAGTCGCAGCTACAACACTTGCAAGCATTGAACGACTAATCAAATCCATTTTCCTGTCCAATCTATCTGGTTGCATGAGCTGAACAAGTTTTGCAGCCCCTTCATTGTCCACAAGCCCTCCTTCTTCCGTTATTTTAGAAATTTCAGATTTCAAGATGCTTTCACTATCATCAGATTTAACTGAACGTTCACGCTTAATAGATTCAGAACCCTGTTCTCCCCGCTCCCTTTTCTTTCCCTTGACTTGTGGAGGAAAAGAAGTTACACTACTTTGTACATTATCAGAACCAGGTTTCAATTGTGATGATGATATAGGGCCATTCATTGGTTTAGGAGAACGACCACCAGGCTGCACTGTTGCATGCATCTCTGCTCGTGTCTTGTATAACAGCTGATCTACCTCTTCTTGTAGCTCCTATAGAGGAAAAATAATATTCAATAAGTGAAACATTATGCGTAAAGTACAAAGTTAAGGCCTGAAAGATTTGCAATTCTCTTGTTCTCACCATTTCAAACACCTGCCCCGCAAAGAGTCCCAAAATCCTtctttgacaaaaaaaaaaagatccaaGAACAAGACAGACTCTCTTTCCCTTTTTCTTTCAACATTTCAACCCCCATTTATCTATTTTATCAATAATACAATTTACCTTTTGGTAGTTTAGCAGAGGAATACTGAGCTGTGAAGGAATGATATGATAACTTACGTTAATAAAATCTTGATCAGTTAACCACCATAAACACTTGTTTTGAATGTCATAAACCCGCCTGCAGACAAATGAGGATGTTCCTGTTGGAAGTTCAGCCCCTTTAGGAAGGAATGCAACTTTACATGGATGGAGTAATGATGC
It includes:
- the LOC104102471 gene encoding uncharacterized protein isoform X1, producing the protein MHGIGRIQRDCKRRSGGGGGQHMPATITRRTVAAGDSPLVSTVTADSFCKDGRKISVGDCALFKPPHDSPPFIGIIRRLTLSQDNNLQLGLNWLYRPAELKLGKGILLDTTPNEIFYSFHRDEIPAASLLHPCKVAFLPKGAELPTGTSSFVCRRVYDIQNKCLWWLTDQDFINELQEEVDQLLYKTRAEMHATVQPGGRSPKPMNGPISSSQLKPGSDNVQSSVTSFPPQVKGKKRERGEQGSESIKRERSVKSDDSESILKSEISKITEEGGLVDNEGAAKLVQLMQPDRLDRKMDLISRSMLASVVAATDKFDCLDRFVQLKGLPVLDGWLQDVRKGRIVEFSNIKEGDKPVEEFLLVLLRALDKLPVNLQALQMCNIGRSVNHLRQHKNIEIQRKARSLVDTWKKRVEAEMNVIDAKSGSNQAVTWPSRSRLPEASHSGNKNPGGSSDATKSLVTQFSASKTTSIKPTPMETSIKSESLSPSSIKQASSPSSGKVGQPRVSAVGYCDVHLAKEDKSSSSSQSHNHSQSFSGKEDARSSTAVSMSSIKISNGGSRHRKSINGGHGSSVSGGQKESSTNRNSSLHRNPSTDKLLQSALSGEKTVHVPAVEGSSHKLIVKISNKGRSPARSASGGSYEDPTIMSSRASSPAFSEKNDQPDRNSKEKTDAYRSNVTFDVNGESWQSNVLKDVLTGSDEGDGSPVAIPEEERSKTVGEGRKSAEVAKAASSSSGTELKSAKLHEASFSSMNALIESCVKYSEANTSMSLSDAVGMNLLASVATEEMSKSERVSPSISPQGESPSGEETGTGDELKSKSSPVDSSSGDLIGQNDGDGNGGKEKQLIAASTSWSEGKLHAYRSAVTEFTGDRRPTSSPSEEKTTGECFNSSCIGSQTAGDLKSDVNGKLGEMEKSAASPCSVSERTSDGEQSKQFQEEKVVSTKTFDGVLDAELDGHGSSIVEDQVTNALLSMEDLKRPVEVSTSKFEGDHKNEVSRVLGVASTELKPASIVAKSEPTEGSDKEELQPTGFSRDSVARQGGQPDKIDAKNTKQVEKLNSDQEAVDASVIEDKAIFESNLARRNLIKDEPSVENNDIPAHDPGGGLFTKEAPGFSNAEVEKLVESREFKYSGVEADRTKDCASTKGETSSSSAAAAPDSASKMKFDLNEGFISDEGKYGEPINSRGLGCLSNVHIMSPLPFAVSSVSSSLPASVTVAAAAKGPFVPPEDLLRVKGEFGWKGSAATSAFRPAEPRKALDMHSCSTAISLSEASTSKHGRPPLDIDLNVADERTFDDINSRDSVLAIVSAVDHITDLVASKSKHPDSPAVHSSGGLDLDLNRVDEPNDVGQCSLSSSHRLEGVVLPSKSISSGGLPTVEVRRDFDLNNGPGVDDSSVEQPLFYQSHQGILRSQFNASSLRMNNPEMGNLSSWFAPGNSYSTMTIPSILSDRGEQPPFPITPSGAPRMLGPAAAGPPFTPDVFRGSVLSSSPAVQFSPSPFQYPVFPFGTTFPLPSATYAVGSASYIDSSSGGRLFTPPVNSQLLGHVGAVSSQYPRPYVVAVPDVNSNGAVDHNRKRSRQGLDLNAGPGAMDLDGKEESVPLASRQLSVAGSQAHADEHGMMYPVAGGLLKRKEPEGGWDSESFRFKQSSWQ
- the LOC104102471 gene encoding uncharacterized protein isoform X2 — its product is MHATVQPGGRSPKPMNGPISSSQLKPGSDNVQSSVTSFPPQVKGKKRERGEQGSESIKRERSVKSDDSESILKSEISKITEEGGLVDNEGAAKLVQLMQPDRLDRKMDLISRSMLASVVAATDKFDCLDRFVQLKGLPVLDGWLQDVRKGRIVEFSNIKEGDKPVEEFLLVLLRALDKLPVNLQALQMCNIGRSVNHLRQHKNIEIQRKARSLVDTWKKRVEAEMNVIDAKSGSNQAVTWPSRSRLPEASHSGNKNPGGSSDATKSLVTQFSASKTTSIKPTPMETSIKSESLSPSSIKQASSPSSGKVGQPRVSAVGYCDVHLAKEDKSSSSSQSHNHSQSFSGKEDARSSTAVSMSSIKISNGGSRHRKSINGGHGSSVSGGQKESSTNRNSSLHRNPSTDKLLQSALSGEKTVHVPAVEGSSHKLIVKISNKGRSPARSASGGSYEDPTIMSSRASSPAFSEKNDQPDRNSKEKTDAYRSNVTFDVNGESWQSNVLKDVLTGSDEGDGSPVAIPEEERSKTVGEGRKSAEVAKAASSSSGTELKSAKLHEASFSSMNALIESCVKYSEANTSMSLSDAVGMNLLASVATEEMSKSERVSPSISPQGESPSGEETGTGDELKSKSSPVDSSSGDLIGQNDGDGNGGKEKQLIAASTSWSEGKLHAYRSAVTEFTGDRRPTSSPSEEKTTGECFNSSCIGSQTAGDLKSDVNGKLGEMEKSAASPCSVSERTSDGEQSKQFQEEKVVSTKTFDGVLDAELDGHGSSIVEDQVTNALLSMEDLKRPVEVSTSKFEGDHKNEVSRVLGVASTELKPASIVAKSEPTEGSDKEELQPTGFSRDSVARQGGQPDKIDAKNTKQVEKLNSDQEAVDASVIEDKAIFESNLARRNLIKDEPSVENNDIPAHDPGGGLFTKEAPGFSNAEVEKLVESREFKYSGVEADRTKDCASTKGETSSSSAAAAPDSASKMKFDLNEGFISDEGKYGEPINSRGLGCLSNVHIMSPLPFAVSSVSSSLPASVTVAAAAKGPFVPPEDLLRVKGEFGWKGSAATSAFRPAEPRKALDMHSCSTAISLSEASTSKHGRPPLDIDLNVADERTFDDINSRDSVLAIVSAVDHITDLVASKSKHPDSPAVHSSGGLDLDLNRVDEPNDVGQCSLSSSHRLEGVVLPSKSISSGGLPTVEVRRDFDLNNGPGVDDSSVEQPLFYQSHQGILRSQFNASSLRMNNPEMGNLSSWFAPGNSYSTMTIPSILSDRGEQPPFPITPSGAPRMLGPAAAGPPFTPDVFRGSVLSSSPAVQFSPSPFQYPVFPFGTTFPLPSATYAVGSASYIDSSSGGRLFTPPVNSQLLGHVGAVSSQYPRPYVVAVPDVNSNGAVDHNRKRSRQGLDLNAGPGAMDLDGKEESVPLASRQLSVAGSQAHADEHGMMYPVAGGLLKRKEPEGGWDSESFRFKQSSWQ